From a region of the Bacteroidota bacterium genome:
- a CDS encoding fibrobacter succinogenes major paralogous domain-containing protein: protein MKIRPGVFLIITAISALLIMSECKKENSIIYNSQLPYAAVLTTFESARILSASALCGGNISSDGGFPITGRGVCWSTGPLPTTDCSTTSDGTGIGSFTSNINGLTPGTLYYLRAYATNLFGTSYGNTVTFITSDGEAMDIDGNIYPTVNIGTQTWMAANLRVTHYRNGDSIPEIGIHDGILWRNLTSGAYTGFMSDSYGKLYNWYAVIDNRDIAPTGWHVATDTDWTILTDYAGGSGIAGDKLKAKYDWITTYQGSDDSSDELRFSALGGSYMDTTSTGLWLGPGVNGYWWTSTENGSDAWGRSMQTLQSAVHRDSFYKNLGFSVRCIKD, encoded by the coding sequence ATGAAAATCAGGCCAGGCGTTTTCTTGATAATTACAGCAATTTCAGCCCTGCTTATCATGTCTGAATGCAAAAAAGAGAACAGTATTATTTATAACAGTCAGCTCCCCTATGCAGCTGTTTTAACAACGTTCGAATCGGCCCGTATTTTGTCAGCATCAGCACTTTGTGGTGGAAATATTTCAAGTGACGGGGGATTTCCAATAACCGGGAGAGGTGTATGCTGGAGCACGGGACCATTGCCAACCACAGATTGCAGTACGACTTCAGATGGAACAGGAATCGGAAGTTTCACAAGCAATATCAACGGTTTAACTCCTGGCACCTTATACTATTTGAGGGCTTATGCCACGAATCTGTTTGGAACTTCATACGGCAACACTGTTACGTTTATTACCAGTGACGGTGAAGCAATGGATATTGATGGCAATATTTATCCAACGGTGAATATCGGCACTCAAACATGGATGGCGGCGAATTTGCGGGTAACGCATTACCGCAACGGCGACTCAATCCCTGAAATAGGTATTCATGACGGAATTCTCTGGCGCAATCTTACAAGTGGAGCCTATACCGGCTTCATGTCTGACAGTTACGGGAAGTTGTATAACTGGTATGCAGTAATTGATAACCGAGATATCGCGCCGACCGGCTGGCATGTTGCAACCGACACGGACTGGACAATATTAACCGATTATGCAGGCGGCAGTGGTATTGCCGGTGACAAACTTAAAGCAAAATACGATTGGATAACTACTTACCAAGGAAGTGATGATTCAAGCGATGAGCTGAGGTTCTCAGCCTTGGGTGGCAGCTATATGGACACGACTTCAACAGGTCTTTGGCTTGGTCCGGGAGTTAACGGCTATTGGTGGACTTCAACTGAAAACGGTTCGGATGCCTGGGGTCGTTCCATGCAGACCCTGCAAAGCGCTGTTCACAGAGACTCTTTTTATAAGAACCTGGGATTTTCCGTCCGATGCATAAAAGATTGA